The following proteins are encoded in a genomic region of Natrinema sp. DC36:
- the thiD gene encoding bifunctional hydroxymethylpyrimidine kinase/phosphomethylpyrimidine kinase: protein MRTPAPESRPVALTIAGSDSGGGAGIQADLATMAAHGVFGTSAITAVTAQNTRGVDSSHVLPIGEIEAQLAAVTDDFAVGAAKTGMLATAEIVRTVAERASEFDFPLVVDPVMVATAGDRLLEPEAERAYEELLGEATLATPNADEAEVLTDIAVVDEETAREAGDAILETGVDAALIKGGHVPGERVRDVLVTADGARAFEHPRVGTEATHGSGCTLAAAIAARLANGEALERAVAGATDFLARAVRYYYDVGEGHGAVNHMVPLRNEAAREPTAEEVQAIVDRFVDADVSALVPEVGMNVVGATPYAESVAETAAIEGRITRTLSGVQPNRGVRFGASSHVARFLLSAREFVPDLRFAVNCRFDADVEDGLESLEWPVAEYDRGEEPTAVKEAEGNTMGWGARQAFADRDEPPIAVIDRGDVGKEALVKLVAADPETLADRTLALDREVTE, encoded by the coding sequence ATGCGAACACCAGCACCCGAGAGCCGGCCGGTCGCGCTGACGATCGCGGGCAGCGACTCCGGCGGCGGCGCGGGGATTCAGGCAGACCTCGCGACGATGGCCGCCCACGGCGTCTTTGGCACGTCGGCGATCACCGCCGTCACCGCCCAGAACACCCGCGGCGTCGACTCCTCCCACGTTCTCCCGATCGGGGAGATCGAGGCCCAGCTCGCGGCCGTCACCGACGACTTCGCCGTCGGCGCGGCGAAGACCGGGATGCTCGCGACCGCGGAAATCGTCCGAACCGTCGCCGAGCGCGCGAGCGAGTTCGATTTCCCGCTCGTGGTCGATCCCGTGATGGTCGCAACCGCCGGCGACCGCCTGCTCGAGCCCGAGGCCGAACGCGCCTACGAGGAGTTGCTCGGCGAGGCGACGCTGGCGACGCCCAACGCCGACGAGGCCGAGGTGCTGACGGATATCGCCGTGGTCGACGAGGAAACGGCTCGCGAGGCCGGTGACGCGATCCTCGAGACCGGCGTCGACGCCGCCCTCATCAAGGGCGGCCACGTCCCCGGCGAGCGCGTGCGGGACGTGCTCGTCACGGCGGACGGCGCTCGAGCGTTCGAACACCCGCGCGTCGGCACGGAGGCGACTCACGGCTCGGGCTGTACGCTCGCCGCCGCGATCGCGGCCCGCCTCGCAAACGGAGAGGCCCTCGAGCGCGCAGTAGCGGGCGCGACCGACTTCCTCGCGCGTGCCGTCCGATACTACTACGATGTCGGTGAGGGCCACGGCGCGGTCAACCACATGGTTCCGCTGCGCAACGAGGCCGCGCGGGAACCGACCGCCGAGGAGGTCCAGGCGATCGTCGACCGATTCGTCGACGCCGACGTCTCTGCGCTGGTTCCCGAAGTCGGGATGAACGTCGTCGGCGCGACCCCCTACGCCGAATCCGTCGCCGAAACCGCGGCTATCGAGGGCCGTATCACGCGAACGCTCTCGGGCGTCCAGCCCAATCGCGGCGTTCGGTTCGGGGCCTCGAGCCACGTCGCCCGCTTCCTCCTCTCGGCGCGGGAGTTCGTCCCCGACCTGCGATTCGCGGTCAACTGCCGGTTCGACGCGGACGTAGAGGACGGGCTCGAGTCCCTCGAGTGGCCCGTCGCGGAGTACGACCGCGGTGAAGAGCCGACGGCCGTCAAGGAGGCCGAGGGGAACACGATGGGGTGGGGGGCTCGGCAGGCCTTCGCGGATCGCGACGAGCCACCGATCGCGGTCATCGACCGCGGCGATGTCGGGAAAGAGGCGCTCGTCAAACTCGTCGCCGCCGATCCCGAGACGCTCGCCGATCGGACGCTAGCGCTCGATCGGGAGGTGACGGAATGA
- a CDS encoding TIGR03560 family F420-dependent LLM class oxidoreductase: protein MSATDFDADDLDVGVILPQYGTDIGTVRDTALEAESLGYDAVWLEDHFQSWIGDPRRSTHECWTTLSAVAEATDEVRLGTLVTSQSYRHPALLAKMAATVDRVSEGRLELGLGGGWYEAEYDHFGYEFREPPAERLRRLAETVEILQGLWTNETYSHEGKHHEIDLEDAFCEPQPVQDPHPPIWIGGGGEAFTLRYTAELADGWNYGTLEPEGFAEKLDVLREHCESEDRYEEIRKSAELFVFVGETTETATEKREAFADEMLPDEPSEPREFFLSAYLETAPTGTPAEVRERLAAYADVGIEEVMLAIPDAAGEDDESLRLLADGLVD from the coding sequence ATGAGCGCGACCGATTTCGACGCGGACGACCTCGATGTCGGGGTCATCCTCCCCCAGTACGGCACCGATATCGGCACGGTTCGGGACACCGCGCTCGAGGCCGAATCGCTGGGCTACGACGCGGTCTGGCTCGAAGACCACTTCCAGTCGTGGATCGGCGACCCGCGCCGATCGACCCACGAGTGCTGGACGACGCTGAGCGCGGTCGCCGAGGCGACCGATGAGGTGCGACTCGGGACGCTCGTGACCAGCCAGTCCTACCGCCATCCGGCCCTGCTCGCGAAGATGGCGGCGACGGTCGATCGGGTGAGCGAGGGGCGACTCGAGTTGGGTCTGGGCGGCGGCTGGTACGAAGCCGAGTACGACCACTTCGGCTACGAGTTTCGGGAGCCGCCGGCGGAACGGCTCCGCCGGCTCGCCGAGACAGTCGAGATCCTGCAGGGACTCTGGACGAACGAGACGTACAGCCACGAGGGCAAGCACCACGAGATCGACCTCGAGGACGCGTTCTGCGAACCCCAGCCCGTTCAGGACCCCCACCCGCCGATCTGGATCGGCGGCGGGGGCGAGGCGTTTACGCTGCGTTACACCGCCGAGCTGGCCGACGGCTGGAACTACGGCACCCTCGAGCCCGAGGGCTTCGCCGAAAAGCTCGACGTGTTGCGCGAGCACTGCGAGAGCGAGGATCGGTACGAGGAGATCCGGAAATCCGCCGAGCTATTCGTCTTCGTCGGCGAGACGACCGAGACAGCGACGGAAAAGCGCGAGGCGTTCGCCGACGAGATGCTCCCCGACGAGCCGAGCGAGCCCCGCGAGTTCTTTCTGTCGGCGTACCTCGAGACGGCTCCGACGGGGACGCCGGCGGAAGTCCGCGAGCGGCTTGCAGCGTACGCCGACGTCGGGATCGAGGAAGTCATGCTCGCGATTCCGGACGCGGCCGGCGAGGACGACGAGAGCCTGCGGTTGCTGGCCGACGGACTCGTCGATTGA